The Desulfoscipio gibsoniae DSM 7213 genome contains a region encoding:
- a CDS encoding acetate uptake transporter family protein, whose amino-acid sequence MSHGHAPANPGPAGLVALAMACFTFYAVHTGKVESSAIALLGIWLIGGFVVQVIVGIMELNHGNILGGNIFTFFSAFFMLVTGLELIFKYFAGIYGWTVDARIDGWAWLALSIALLTWTPGYFKSPLSLLAVVLALDIAVPVVAFMDMGVLGHEWHVISGNFLGIAGVFGLYTAWGVVLNTTFGRTVIPLGAPIIKDSQISVGK is encoded by the coding sequence ATGTCTCACGGACACGCACCGGCAAACCCGGGACCCGCGGGCCTGGTGGCCCTGGCAATGGCTTGTTTTACATTTTACGCTGTGCATACCGGTAAAGTTGAAAGTTCCGCCATAGCTTTATTGGGAATCTGGCTCATTGGCGGTTTTGTTGTGCAGGTTATTGTAGGCATCATGGAACTAAACCACGGTAATATACTGGGCGGCAATATCTTTACTTTTTTCTCGGCCTTCTTTATGCTTGTAACCGGCCTGGAACTAATATTTAAGTACTTTGCGGGTATATACGGCTGGACGGTGGATGCCCGTATTGATGGCTGGGCCTGGCTGGCTCTGTCCATAGCGTTATTAACCTGGACGCCGGGGTATTTCAAGTCACCATTAAGCCTATTAGCTGTGGTGCTGGCCCTTGACATAGCAGTTCCCGTAGTAGCTTTTATGGATATGGGTGTACTTGGTCATGAATGGCACGTAATATCCGGAAACTTCCTTGGTATTGCCGGTGTATTTGGCTTATATACCGCCTGGGGTGTAGTGTTAAACACAACTTTTGGAAGGACAGTTATTCCCCTGGGTGCACCAATTATAAAAGATAGTCAAATAAGCGTAGGTAAATAG
- a CDS encoding sugar phosphate nucleotidyltransferase — MKAIIMAGGEGSRLRPLTCGIPKPMVPVMNRPIMTSIIDLLRKHNFTDIGVTLQYMPEVISDYFSNGSEYDINLKYFIEETPLGTAGSVKNAEQFLDEPFMVISGDALTDFNLTEAMAFHKKQGAMATLVLTKVPCPLEYGVVITSAGGQIKQFLEKPSWGEVFSDTVNTGIYILEPQVLDYIPAGQKFDFSKDLFPLLLNEGKPLFGVVLDGYWCDIGDLRQYLQSHYDFLSGAVNLTLPEKEIMPGVYAGREVNIDDTAIISGPVLLGDGATIGKGVKIDQYTVIGPGCTIQDGASIKRSVLWNNVFIAPGVNLRGVVLASRVQVQSGSSIYEGAVIGNDTVIKERCVVNPDIKLWPHKMVETGSVVRESMVWGSRAPRRIFGLEGVSGIANVEITPELAARVAAAFADALGAKPRICLSSDVYLSSKLIRDALNCGLRSAGAQVCQLTDGVTPVHRYGVRQLKCAGGMHVRISPRQPGAVNIVFTNQNGGNISRSVERKVENLLAREDFKRAGFDQITEARLVPEIADNYLQFLLQSVDKKAIREKGLSIATIYDPDCSGQFLKPLCRELNISLHRLTLNGPVRLPLNWSKYREMTSQVAAAVTGQGLSMGLIMDSGADHLALIDNRGRTVQDNLLVSLMALLILRSRGNAVVVPVTAPRAVDLLAEKFGARVIRTKTAVQDFYEKLVYQDSLSNNEPASQISQALLHFDALATVIKIAEYVSVKKTDLAGLVDEIPAFFMENRATAVPWATKGTVIRSLIEEMESQGNLELLDGVKVYHPEGWALVLPDPEEPVCRVFSEGSTMEIAESLADFYIDKINKIVGPVDKTG; from the coding sequence TTGAAAGCCATTATTATGGCAGGTGGCGAAGGGTCACGCTTGCGGCCGCTCACCTGCGGGATACCCAAACCGATGGTTCCGGTGATGAATCGCCCTATTATGACCAGTATCATCGACCTTTTACGCAAGCATAACTTTACGGATATCGGGGTTACCTTGCAATATATGCCTGAAGTCATCAGTGATTATTTTAGTAACGGCAGTGAATATGATATCAATTTAAAATATTTCATTGAAGAGACTCCCTTAGGTACGGCCGGCAGTGTGAAAAACGCTGAGCAATTTTTGGATGAACCCTTTATGGTCATCAGCGGTGATGCGCTGACTGACTTTAATCTTACCGAGGCTATGGCATTCCATAAAAAACAAGGGGCTATGGCTACGTTGGTATTGACTAAAGTACCCTGTCCGCTGGAATACGGGGTGGTTATCACCAGTGCCGGAGGGCAGATTAAACAGTTTTTGGAGAAACCCAGCTGGGGCGAGGTGTTTAGCGATACCGTCAATACAGGTATTTATATTTTGGAACCCCAGGTGCTGGATTATATACCGGCGGGTCAGAAGTTTGACTTTAGCAAAGATTTATTCCCTTTGCTTTTGAATGAAGGTAAGCCGCTTTTTGGTGTGGTGCTGGACGGTTACTGGTGCGATATAGGAGACCTAAGGCAATATTTACAGTCTCATTACGATTTTCTCTCCGGTGCCGTTAACCTGACTTTGCCTGAAAAGGAAATTATGCCGGGAGTATATGCCGGCCGGGAAGTAAACATAGATGACACAGCTATAATCAGTGGGCCTGTGCTGCTGGGCGATGGTGCTACCATAGGCAAAGGGGTTAAAATAGATCAATATACAGTAATCGGCCCGGGATGCACGATACAAGACGGTGCCTCCATTAAACGAAGCGTGCTCTGGAATAACGTGTTTATCGCTCCAGGGGTTAACCTGCGCGGGGTTGTGCTTGCAAGCAGGGTGCAGGTGCAATCTGGAAGCAGTATTTATGAAGGGGCGGTTATTGGCAATGACACGGTAATTAAAGAAAGATGTGTTGTTAACCCCGATATTAAGTTATGGCCGCATAAAATGGTAGAAACCGGTTCGGTGGTACGGGAAAGTATGGTTTGGGGCAGCCGTGCCCCCAGGCGTATTTTTGGGCTGGAAGGCGTATCCGGTATTGCCAATGTGGAAATCACCCCGGAATTGGCGGCCCGGGTGGCAGCGGCCTTTGCAGATGCGTTGGGTGCAAAACCGCGTATTTGCTTAAGCAGTGATGTTTACCTTTCGTCAAAGCTAATTAGGGATGCATTGAACTGTGGTTTGCGGTCGGCTGGGGCACAGGTATGCCAATTAACCGACGGTGTTACCCCCGTACACCGTTATGGGGTTCGCCAGTTAAAGTGTGCCGGGGGGATGCATGTAAGGATATCTCCCAGACAACCAGGAGCTGTTAATATAGTTTTTACCAACCAAAATGGTGGCAATATATCCCGAAGCGTGGAGCGTAAAGTGGAAAATCTGTTGGCCCGGGAAGATTTTAAACGGGCGGGATTTGACCAAATTACAGAAGCCCGGCTGGTCCCGGAAATCGCGGATAACTACTTGCAATTTCTATTGCAAAGTGTTGATAAAAAAGCGATCAGAGAAAAGGGACTGAGTATTGCAACTATTTATGACCCTGATTGTTCAGGTCAGTTTTTAAAGCCGTTGTGCAGGGAGTTGAACATTAGTCTGCATAGGCTTACTTTGAATGGACCGGTGAGACTGCCCCTGAACTGGTCCAAATACAGGGAAATGACCAGCCAGGTGGCAGCTGCTGTGACCGGTCAGGGGTTATCCATGGGACTGATTATGGATTCCGGTGCCGATCACCTGGCGCTGATTGATAACCGGGGACGGACAGTGCAGGATAACCTGCTGGTATCCCTAATGGCATTGCTGATATTGCGCTCTCGGGGGAATGCCGTGGTGGTACCTGTAACAGCTCCCCGGGCAGTAGATTTATTGGCTGAAAAATTCGGTGCACGGGTGATACGTACTAAAACTGCCGTGCAGGATTTTTATGAAAAACTGGTATACCAGGACAGCTTGTCCAATAACGAGCCGGCTTCGCAGATATCACAGGCCCTGCTGCATTTTGACGCGCTGGCAACGGTAATAAAAATAGCTGAGTATGTATCAGTAAAGAAAACCGATTTGGCCGGTCTAGTTGATGAGATTCCGGCATTTTTCATGGAGAACAGAGCAACTGCAGTGCCATGGGCAACCAAAGGGACGGTTATCCGCAGCTTGATCGAGGAGATGGAATCCCAGGGGAACCTGGAATTGTTGGATGGGGTTAAGGTTTATCATCCCGAAGGCTGGGCACTGGTACTGCCGGACCCTGAAGAGCCTGTCTGCCGGGTGTTTAGTGAGGGTAGTACTATGGAGATAGCGGAATCGCTGGCTGATTTTTATATCGACAAGATCAATAAAATTGTTGGCCCGGTCGATAAAACGGGCTAA